A part of Palaemon carinicauda isolate YSFRI2023 chromosome 8, ASM3689809v2, whole genome shotgun sequence genomic DNA contains:
- the LOC137645426 gene encoding probable inactive protein kinase DDB_G0270444 has translation MISKAVLVRDTHTRYLCGINRKGGETVRDEELLQNLLQEIRETTQEDGEFLPAEGALPEELEDAEGVFPEELEDGEFLPFEAAFPKELEDGEFLPAEGAFPEELEDEIEDELEDEIDLPVEEEIEDELEDEIDLSAEQEIEDELEDEIDLPAEEEVEDELKDEIDLPAEQEVEDELEDEIDLPAEEEMEDELEDEIDLPAEEEVEDELEDEIDLPAEQEVENELEDEIDLPVEKQLTEPGLPQRGEEEDVEEEKEEEENSPNLEERRSEDDSKAERSDKKLSKKKRRKRKLSKEGTSNGEVSKDESINGGVSKEESSNSEVSKDETTDDHVILTADDHVLIPIMSMLYASTRYEGAFSICMDNGPLVMAAAEDSEYPKE, from the exons atgatcagcaaagctgtactagtaagggacacccatactag gtacctgtgtggaataaacagaaaaggaggagagactgtgagagatgaagagcttttgcagaatcttctccagGAAATCcgagaaactacacaggaagatggtgaatttcttccagctgaaggagcgctccccgaagagctggaagatg ctgagggagtgttccccgaagagctggaagatggtgaatttcttccatttGAAGCAGCGTTCCccaaagagctggaagatggtgaatttcttccagctgaaggagcgttccccgaagagctggaagatg agatcgaggatgaactggaagatgaaatcgatcttcctgttgAAGAAGAgatcgaggatgaactggaagatgaaatcgatctttctGCTGAACAAGAgatcgaggatgaactggaagatgaaatcgatcttcctgctgaagaagaggtcgaggatgaactgaaagatgaaatcgatcttcctgctgaacaagaggtcgaggatgaactagaagatgaaatcgatcttcctgcagAAGAAGAGAtggaggatgaactggaagatgaaatcgatcttcctgctgaagaagaggtcgaggatgaactggaagatgaaatcgatcttcctgctgaacaagaggtcgagaatgaactggaagatgaaattgatcttccagtGGAAAAACAGCTAACTGAGCccggtcttcctcaaagaggagaagaagaggatgtagaggaagagaaggaggaagaagaaaattctcCTAATCTTGAAGAACgtcggtctgaagacgattcaaaggcagagagaagtgataaaaaactctcaaagaaaaagaggagaaaaagaaagctctcaaaggaagggaccagtaatggtgaagtgtctaaggatgaAAGCATTAATGGTGGAGTGTCTAAGGAAGAAAGCAGTaatagtgaagtgtctaaggatgagacca CTGATGACCACGTTATTTTGACAGCTGATGACCACGTGTTGATACCCATAAT GAGTATGCTTTATGCCTCCACCCGCTATGAAGGAGCCTTTTCAATATGCATGGACAATGGACCCCTGGTTATGGCTGCAGCTGAGGATTCAGAATATCCGAAGGAATAA